Proteins encoded by one window of Cannabis sativa cultivar Pink pepper isolate KNU-18-1 chromosome 4, ASM2916894v1, whole genome shotgun sequence:
- the LOC115714967 gene encoding protein SKIP34, translated as MCYGQQRSFSRDENLTPSRTLRSPTDNALVVQNLRDRLAETEARLARARAREAELSRCLNEMKRFVSVMEILETYLKRRFREQQDDVVRLFSPPLPHS; from the coding sequence ATGTGTTACGGTCAGCAGCGATCGTTCTCCAGAGACGAAAACCTAACCCCTTCTCGGACCCTTCGATCGCCCACCGATAACGCCCTCGTCGTCCAGAATCTACGGGATCGTCTTGCCGAGACCGAGGCGCGCCTGGCAAGGGCCAGGGCTCGAGAGGCCGAGCTGAGTCGCTGCCTTAACGAGATGAAGCGCTTCGTCTCCGTCATGGAGATCCTTGAGACCTACCTCAAGCGACGCTTCCGAGAGCAACAAGATGACGTCGTTCGCTTATTCTCTCCGCCATTGCCGCATtcttga